One Ciconia boyciana chromosome 9, ASM3463844v1, whole genome shotgun sequence genomic window carries:
- the LOC140656868 gene encoding arf-GAP with Rho-GAP domain, ANK repeat and PH domain-containing protein 3-like produces the protein MCTAPVPAQHQCHPFFPQLSQAGDLIIEVYLEQKLPDCCVTLKGLSRADSAAWYADIQASAGGRGNALRDQQLSRGDIPIIVDSCIAFITQYGLRHEGIYRKNGAKSRIKVLMEEFRRDARNVKLRINDNFIEDVTDVLKRFFRELEDPVFTLELHPQWKEAAEISSKPQRLERYKELIHRLPRLNHKTLAALIGHLYRVQKCSDLNQMSTKNLSLLFAPSLFQTDGKGEHEVKVMEDLIDNYVSIFNIDEDQVSQMDLENSLITTWKDTQLSQAGDLIIEVYLEQKLPDCCVTLKVSPTMSAEELTNQVLEMRNVAASLDIWLTFEALENGELERPLHPKEKVLEQALQWCKLPEPSAAYLLVRKVPIGEGSCLFTGVKRENPKCGLLKCREEPPKLLGNKFQERYFVIRDRRLLLLKEKRSAKPEREWPLDAAKVYMGIRKKLKPPARWGFTLTLDKQQLYLVCSGQAELWDWTTSILKAQHDDLRPVIMRRRSSSDLAKQKFGTMPLVPLHGDSTDATMLSANQTLRRLHTRRTLSMFFPMKMHQDSLEEQQEKDADADPVYEEVGNFPELAALELGRGLLADLSAVPPVDRSKKPAPFPEQHPTTALRSSLPASPAQRMVGPSITKALSLERGLNLDPAQHRTCGPMAGSCQARGSASFV, from the exons atgtGCACAGCACCCGTGCCAGCACAGCACCAGTGCCACCCattcttcccccagctctcaCAGGCAGGGGACCTCATCATCGAGGTTTACCTGGAGCAGAAGCTGCCCGACTGCTGCGTCACCCTGAAG GGCTTGTCGCGGGCAGACTCGGCAGCGTGGTATGCCGACATCCAGGCATCGGCAGGGGGCCGGGGTAACGCACTGCGGGACCAGCAGCTGAGCCGGGGGGACATCCCCATCATCGTGGACAGCTGCATCGCCTTCATCACGCAGTACG ggctgcggCACGAGGGGATTTACCGCAAGAATGGAGCCAAGTCCCGGATCAAGGTACTGATGGAAGAGTTTCGGCGGGACGCCCGCAACGTCAAGCTGCGCATCAACGACAACTTCATCGAGGACGTCACTGATGTGCTGAAGAGGTTCTTCCGTGAGCTCGAGGACCCCGTCTTCACCCTGGAGCTGCACCCACAGTGGAAAGAGGCTGCAG AAATCTCCTCGAAGCCCCAGCGCCTGGAGAGGTACAAGGAGCTTATTCACCGCCTGCCTCGCCTCAACCACAAGACCCTGGCTGCACTGATTGGGCACCTCTACCG GGTGCAGAAATGTTCAGACCTCAACCAGATGAGCACCAAGAACCTGTCACTGCTCTTCGCACCCAGCCTCTTCCAGACCGATGGCAAAGGGGAGCACGAGGTCAAAGTGATGGAAGACCTCATTGACAACTATGTCAGCATCTTCAAT ATTGACGAGGACCAGGTATCCCAGATGGATCTGGAGAACAGTCTGATCACCACCTGGAAGGACACCCAG ctctcaCAGGCAGGGGACCTCATCATCGAGGTTTACCTGGAGCAGAAGCTGCCCGACTGCTGCGTCACCCTGAAG GTGTCCCCCACCATGTCGGCGGAGGAGCTCACCAACCAGGTGCTGGAGATGCGCAACGTGGCGGCCAGCCTGGACATCTGGCTGACCTTCGAGGCCCTGGAGAACGGGGAGCTGG AGCGGCCCCTGCACCCCAAGGAGAAGGTGCTGGAGCAAGCTTTGCAGTGGTGCAAGCTCCCGGAGCCCAGCGCCGCGTACCTGCTGGTGAGGAAGGTCCCCATTGGCGAGGGCAGCTGTCTCTTCACAG GCGTCAAGCGTGAGAACCCCAAGTGCGGGCTGCTAAAATGCCGCGAGGAGCCCCCCAAGCTGCTGGGGAACAAGTTTCAGGAGCGCTACTTCGTCATCCGGGAccggaggctgctgctgctcaaggAGAAGAGG AGTGCCAAGCCGGAGCGCGAGTGGCCCCTGGACGCAGCCAAGGTTTACATGGGCATTAGGAAGAAGCTGAAGCCACCAGCCCG GTGGGGTTTCACACTGACCCTGgacaagcagcagct GTACCTGGTGTGCTCGGGGCAGGCTGAGCTGTGGGACTGGACCACCAGCATCCTCAAGGCTCAG CACGATGACCTGCGCCCCGTAATCATGCGCCGACGCTCCTCCTCTGACCTCGCCAAGCAGAAGTTCGGCACCATGCCGCTGGTGCCCCTGCATGGGGACAGCACCGATGCCACCATGCTCTCCGCCAACCAGACCCTG CGCCGCCTGCACACGCGGAGGACTTTGTCCATGTTCTTT CCCATGAAGATGCACCAGGACTccctggaggagcagcaggagaaggatGCGGACGCCGATCCTGTCTACGAGGAGGTGGGCAACTTCCCCGAGCTGGCTGCGCTGGAGCTGGGGCGGGGCCTGCTGGCAGACCTGTCAGCCGTGCCCCCCGTGGACAGGTCCAAGAAGCCGGCCCCGTTCCCCGAGCAGCACCCGACCACGGCGCTGCGCTCCTCGCTGCCCGCCAGTCCGGCTCAGAGGATGGTGGGTCCCTCCATCACCAAAGCCCTGTCCCTTGAAAGGGGCTTGAACCTTGATCCTGCTCAGCATCGCACCTGTGGCCCCATGGCAGGGTCCTGCCAAGCCAGGGGCTCTGCGTCCTTCGTGTGA
- the LOC140657167 gene encoding proteinase-activated receptor 3-like, whose translation MSRPVPSPSSAAVCVTLLLGCACLSSATQFSPMRDKGRVLIPLTPQEEATCPSASVEAFLNSTLTTRLLPAIYSVVLLVGLPANALACWVLVTNFRRCSSTLFLLNLASADLLFVLLLPFKISYHLLGNHWLFGDYLCRTMVAAFYGNMYSSILFLTCIGLERYISVVHPFLWKGSSWMWGKAGICVGIWLVVGLGMSPLLLHPQTSHILSLNITTCHDVLRKDKHMFLVYYFLSLVGLGFGLPFVLMTISYSCILARLLAKGRRYGQVVRVLALVLLVFILCFTPSNVLLFIHYMLEATGCHNVTYIWYTLALALGAFNNCFDPFIYFYVSQDFRGWVWDAGSCCPAGLKASAGRALEKAALPLRSSEQSQL comes from the exons ATGTCCCGGCCGGTGCCttcacccagctctgctgctgtctgtgtCACCCTCCTGCTTGGCTGTGCCTGCCTCAGCTCGGCCACCCAATTCTCTCCAA TGCGTGACAAAGGGCGAGTCTTGATCCCCCTCACTCCCCAAGAAGAAGCCACGTGCCCCAGCGCCTCTGTGGAAGCTTTTCTCAACAGCACCCTCACCACCCGCCTCCTCCCTGCCATCTACTCCGTGGTGCTGCTTGTGGGGCTGCCGGCCAACGCTCTGGCCTGCTGGGTCCTGGTGACCAACTTCAGGAGATGTTCCAGCACCCTCTTCCTGCTCAACCTGGCCAGTGCTGACCTGCTCTTTGTCCTCCTGCTGCCCTTCAAGATCTCCTACCACCTCTTGGGCAATCACTGGCTCTTTGGGGACTACCTGTGCCGTACCATGGTGGCCGCCTTCTATGGGAACATGTACAgctccatcctcttcctcacctGCATTGGCCTGGAGCGCTACATCTCTGTGGTGCACCCGTTCCTGTGGAAGGGCTCCAGTTGGATGTGGGGCAAGGCAGGCATCTGTGTGGGCATCTggctggtggtggggctgggcaTGAGCCCTCTGCTTTTGCACCCCCAGACAAGTCATATCTTGAGCCTGAACATCACAACGTGCCACGATGTCCTAAGAAAGGATAAGCACATGTTCCTTGTCTACTACTTCCTCTCCCTGGTAGGGCTGGGCTTTGGCTTGCCCTTTGTGCTCATGACCATCTCCTACAGCTGCATCCTGGCGCGGCTGCTGGCCAAGGGGAGACGCTATGGGCAGGTGGTGCGTGTCCTGGCCCTGGTCCTCCTGGTCTTCATCCTCTGCTTCACCCCCAGCAACGTGCTGCTCTTCATCCACTACATGCTGGAGGCCACAGGGTGCCACAACGTCACCTACATCTGGTACACCCTGGCCCTGGCGCTTGGCGCCTTCAACAACTGCTTCGATCCCTTCATCTACTTCTACGTCTCCCAGGATTTTCGGGGCTGGGTCTGggatgcaggcagctgctgcccagcgGGGCTCAAGGCTTCGGCAGGGAGGGCCTTGGAgaaggcagccctgcccctgaGGTCCAGCGAGCAGAGCCAGCTGTAG